TTATACAATTTCCATTCACCTGTTTTTAAACCGTTATCAGAGTACTTTCCAATACTTTTCAAATTTCCGGCAGGGTAAAAATCAGCAAAATCACCTTTTAGATTTTTCTTATCATCTGTAAGGTTGCATAATGAACTGACAGCAAATCCTTCATTTCCTCTGAATACATTATTATATTTTTTATCAAAATAGAAATGTCTGTGAATTTCATCAAAAATTGAAAATGCATTTTTCATAAAGCTATTAATTTTTACAACATTTTTTTCAATAATCTTTTTATGAGAATTGCTGTTACTTGACTGAGATATATAATATGAATAATCCTCAAACATGCCTTCTTTCATAATATGTTTGAAAAACGGAACATAAGTTCTGTACCAAAATTGATTGCTTTCGGACAGCTCGGAAAATTTTTGAAAAATCAGATGAGATTGTTTAACAGCAGGGTATTTAAATTTTGAATTAACTTTATATTTCTTATTTAATGCAACATAATTTGTTACTAAAAGATCAATTTCTGAATAATCTTCACCTTCACAAACATCAACCCTTTTAGATTCTAATTTTTCGTCAAGTTTTGTTGAACATATTTCATTTAATTCAACTAAAACTGCGTTTGATAATTCAGAATTCGGATCCAACAATAAAAAAGTATTATATGCCAATATGCCTAAAGAAATTTTTCCTTCATTTAATGCATAAGCTCCCAATTTATAATGTACTTTTGAATAAAACGGATTGATTTCAACTGCTTTTTTATATTCTTCAAATGCTTCTTTATGATGTTTCATCATTTCCAACGATATGCCTTTATTATAATGAAGCAAATAATTCATAGGGAATTTTGATAATGCAATATCATATACTTCAACTGCTTGAGAATTTTTTCCGATCATATCAAGACATACTCCGTAATTAGAAAAAAATGAAACAGACAAAGAATGTCTCCAATTCTTTATTGCATTTTCGGCAATTTCAACACCTTTACTATATTCTTCAAGTACATAATAAATTAGTAATTGTTCCGAAACAGCTGTTATATAATTTGTATCATTTTCAGGAATTGACCCGTAAACTTTTAATGCCTCATGGTATTTACCGTTATTATACATCTCTACTCCGGCAAAAAGTGAATCTTTGTAATTCGGAATATTATAATTATTTTGTGAAAAGCCTAAATTTATAATTAAGCAAAAGACCAATAAAAAGAAAAATTTATTCATATTTTAAAAAATTTAGTAATAAACTGCAAAAATATAATTACTTTGTATTAAATAAGTATTTTTTTTATAATTCAAAATATTTTAAAGAATATTTATATAATAAAAAAACAATTTTGTAATTTTGTCTGTTTTTAAAAATACATTTTACTAATAATAAAAAATATGAAAAATTTAAAACAATACATCGAAACGAACAAGGATCGATTTTTAGAAGAACTTTTCGAATTAATCAGAATTCCTTCAATCAGTTCAATATCTGAACATAAAGATGATATGTATAAAGCAGCAGAATATTGGAAAAAAACAATGTTAGATGCCGGTGCCGGTAAAGCACAAGTAATGGAAACAGAAGGAAATCCCGTAACATTCGGAGAAAAAATTATTGATCCTAAACTACCGACTGTATTGGTATATGCACATATGGATGTTATGCCTGTTGATCCGATAGAACTTTGGGATACAAAACCTTTTGAGCCGGAAATAAGAGACGGTAAAATTTATGCCAGAGGTGCCGATGATGATAAAGGACAAGGATTTATGCATGCAAAAGCATTTGAATATATGGTTAAAACCAATCAATTACCTTGTAATATCAAGTTCATTATTGAAGGAGAAGAAGAAGTAGGATCTCCTAATCTTCGAAAATTTATGGAAGAAAATAAAGAATTGCTGAAATCAGATGTTATACTTGTTTCAGATACAAGTATGATTGCTCCTGATATACCGTCAATTACAACAGGACTAAGAGGTTTAAGTTATATGGAAGTAGAAGTAACCGGACCTGATAAAGATCTTCATTCAGGATTATTCGGCGGTGCTGTTGCAAATCCTGCTAATGTCTTAACTAAATTATTGGCAAGCCTGATTGATGAGGAAGGTAAAATAACTATTAAGGGATTTTATAATGATGTATCAGAAGTTAGTAAAGAAGAAAGAGCTGAAATGGCAAAAGCACCTTTTGATGAAAAAGCATATATGGAAGCATTGGATGTTGAAAAACTTGACGGTGAAACCGGTTATTCTACAAACGAAAGAACAGGTATCAGACCGGCTTTGGACATTAACGGAATTTGGGCAGGTTATACTGGAGAAGGTGCAAAAACCGTTATACCTTCAAAAGCATATGCAAAAGTATCAATGAGGTTAGTCCCGAATCAAGATAATATTAAAATCAGTAAATTATTTGAAGAGCACTTTAAAGCCATTGCTCCAAAAACTGTTAAAGTTAAAGTTACAGCTTTACACGGCGGACAAGGTTATGTTTCACCAATTGATATTCCGGGATATAAAGCTGCTGAAAAAGCATATACAGATGTTTTCGGAAAAAAACCCGTTCCTGTACGAAGCGGCGGAAGTATTCCAATCATATCAACTTTTGAAGAAGTTCTCGGTACAAAAGCAATTTTGATGGGATTTGGATTGGAAAGTGATGCAATTCATTCACCTAATGAAAATTATCCTTTGGAAATGTTCTATAAAGGAATTGAGACCATACCTTTGTTTTATAAATATTATGCTGAATTAATGAAATAAACTGATAATATTTGCAACTTTTTTTTAAAATCGACATCATAAAAAATGAATTATGCAAAACGAATATTATTGTCCGCATTGTAAAACACCTTTGAAAATTGATAAACATATTATTTTAACTGTAAAAATTGAGAAGTACAAAGGTTGTTTAATTTTATTTGAGCCAAAACTCGGTGATTTTAAAATAATAAAACATAAAGATTGTCAGTTTAAAGAAAATATACATGTTGATTTCTTATGTCCTGTTTGTCATGAAAACTTAAGTTCACAACATGAGAATCTTGCCGAAATTTTGTTAGTAGATTCTGAAGGTAATGAATATGAAATTTGGTTTTCAGAAATTTTCGGAGAGCAAGCAACATATAAAATTAAAGCCGGCAAAGTTTATAATGCATATGGTGAAGACCAAGCTAAATATGTGAATCATTTCGGGTCAGGCCCGGAATATTAAACCTAAATTATGTTAAAAATATAAAACTAAGAATAATGAAAAGTTTAATTGCTTCAGTATTAGTACTGATAGGTTTATCTTCTTTCGCACAAAATCCGAATGATGCCGTTATTGTTGTCAGCGGAGGCGGCATACGTACTATGAACATAAAGTCGAAACCTAAAGAAACAAAAGGTTCATATTATTATAATGATGTATGGTACACCGGAACAATTAAATTGTTTTCAGGAGAAGAAGTTCAAGCATATCCTTTAAAATACGATATGAAGATGAACCAAATTGATATAAAAGTTAATGAATCTGTTAAAATTATTTCGATAGGTGCCGTTAAAGAAATTATTTGGGTTAATCCAACCGGACAATCAGAGGTTTTAAGAAATATTTCTATGTATAAAAATATTGAAGGTTACGGTTTTTTATCTGTTTTAGCTGAGGGTAATATTACTTTATTAAAAAAGACCGACCTGGATTTGTTAGAGTCAAATTATAACGGTATTGTTGATGCAGGTAATGAATCAAAAAAATATATTAAAAAAGAAAAGTATTACATTAAATCCGGAGATAAAATAATTCTGATTAAAAAAAAGAAAAAAACCATTCTTAATAAGTTTAAGGATAAAGCCGAAAAAGTTGAACTTTTTGCATCTGAAAATGATTTAAACTTTAAAGATGATGTTGATCTCGAAAAAATCTTTAATTATTACAACAGTTTGTAAATATCTTTCAAATACAAATAATACAGAAAGAGTAATTCACAGAGTTACTCTTTTTTTTGCACAAAAGCATTATTTTAATACCTTGTTAATAACTTTTTAATATTTTTTTACGTCTGCCCCCCTGTTTTTTACATTAATTATATTTTTTTTGTTTTATTTGTAAAATAAACTTTAAAAAATATATAAATGTCAATAATTCGATTCAATGCACTTAATGAACTTAATAAAAGAACTGTACCGGAAGTTGAATTCCCTTCAAACAAAATCTCTGATTATTTCGGCACTAATGTTTTTGATCTTCCTAAAATGCAGAAACATCTTTCAAAAGAAGCCTATAACGGTGTTAAACAATCAATCGAATCAGGCAGGCGTATTGACAGAAAAATCGCTGATCAAATTGCTGCAGGAATGAAAGACTGGGCTGTAGGTAAAGGAGCAACACATTATTCTCACTGGTTTCATCCTTTAACAGGAAATACTGCAGAAAAACATGATTCTTTCTTAAATATTGATCAGACAGGTAATGCATTTGAAGCATTTGCCGGTGAATTACTGGCTCAACAAGAACCGGATGCATCAAGTTTTCCGCACGGAGGATTAAGAAACACTTTCGAAGCACGAGGTTATACAGCATGGGATCCTTCTTCGCCGGCATTTATTGTCGGCAAAACTTTATGTATCCCAACAATATTTATTTCCTATACCGGTGAAGCATTGGACTTTAAAACACCTTTACTTAAATCTTTGGATGTTTTGGATAAGGCAGCAGCAAATGTTTGTCATTATTTTGATAAAAATGTAAAAAAAGTTATTGCAAATTTAGGATGGGAGCAAGAATATTTTCTGGTTGATGAAGCCCTTTATCTGGCAAGACCTGACCTTGCCTTAACCGGAAGAACTTTAATGGGACATGCTTCAGCAAAAGATCAGCAATTGAGTGATCATTATTTCAGTTCAATACCTGAAAGAGTGTTGGAATATATGAAAGATTTTGAGATAGAGGCACATAAATTAGGAATTCCGGTTAAAACCAGACATAACGAAGTTGCACCGAATCAATTTGAATGTGCTCCCATTTTTGAAGAAGCAAACCTTGCAAATGATCATAATCAATTAATTATGGAGATTATGAGAAAAGTTGCAAAGAAACATAAATTCAAAGTTTTGTTTCATGAAAAACCCTTCGCAGGAGTAAACGGATCCGGCAAGCACAATAACTGGTCACTTGCAACTGATACAGGTATAAATCTTCTGAAACCGGGCAAATCACCAAAAATGAACCTGCAATTCCTAACATTTTTAATCAATGTTGTTAAAGCAGTTAAAACACATAGTGATATAATACGAGCAACTATTGTTTCATCAGGCAATCAGCACAGGCTGGGAGGTAATGAAGCACCACCCGCAATTATTTCTGTATTTCTCGGAAATAAATTAAACAATATGTTGAATGAGATTGAACAAAGAATACCTGACAAGAAAATGACACCTGATGAAAAAACCGAGATCAAACTTGACATAGGAAAAATACCTGAAATATTAATAGATAATACTGACAGAAACAGAACATCTCCGTTTGCCTTTACCGGCAACAGGTTTGAATTCAGAGCAGTCGGTTCAAGCGATAACAATGCCGGGCCTATGATTGCTTTAAATACAGCCGTTGCAGATCAATTAAATCAATTTAAAAAAGATGTAGATAAGTTAATCTCCGGAAAAGTAAAAAAAGATGAAGCTGTTTTCCAAGTTTTAAGAAGATATATTACCGAATCTAAAGATGTTCGATTTGAAGGAAACGGATATAGTGAAGAATGGATTAAAGAAGCCGGAAACAGAGGATTATCAAACATCAAATCAGCTGCAAAAGCATACAAGGCATATATAAGCAAAGAAACTATTGATCTTTATGAAAGAAATCATGTATTAAATGAAAAAGAATTAAACTCAAGATATGAGATAAAGATTGGTGAATATATTAAAAAAATACAAATTGAAGCAAGAGTTTTGGGAGACTTGGCAATTAACCATATTATTCCGACTGCCGTTAAATATCAAAGTATGCTTATTTCAAGTGTTAAAGACCTGAAAGTTATTATTCAAGATGACAAAGAATTTAATGAACTTGCAGGAAGAAGAATTATAACCATAAAAACAATTGCAAAACATACAAACTCAATAAAAACATTGGTTGATGAAATGGTTGAAGAAAGGAAGATTGCCAATAAGATCGAAGATTGTACCGGCAGAATTGAAAACTATGAGTTTAAAATAAAACCGTATTCAGAAAAAATCAGATATCATATTGATAAACTTGAATTGATCGCAGATGATGAAATGTGGCCCTTACCTAAATACAGAGAATTATTATTCAGCAGATAATACTTTATGGTTCTGCCGGTATTTTACCGGAAACAAATAGTTTCTGTAAATTCAGTTATATAACAGATTTAAAATGATTAAATGATACAATGATTGAATGCTTAAATAACTGTAGTACAAATAGTTCCGAAATCATTATTTGGATATTACTTTTTAATTTTTTTTATTATAGCATTTTTGCATTTAATCATTATCGCACTGTGTCCGCCTCAGACGTGATTTATAAATATTCCACTAAATTTGTGGCAGAACCTACTTTATAATAATGCATCAACAAACAAATCAGGTGAACTCGGTCTGCCGTTTTTCAGAACAACAACAATAACTTTTGCTTTTATCATTAATTTGCTGTTACTCTTTCTGTAAATATCTTGAAAAAATATTAATTTTAAGTTGCCTTCACGCTCAAAGTTGAGTTTGCAAATAAATTCATCCCCGCTTATTAACGGAAACTTATAGTCAATCTCAATTCTGTACACAACCGGATCAATACCTTCTTTGTGAAGTTTTGCAAAATCAAGCCCTGCTTCTTTAATAAACTCATGTCTTGTATGTTCAAGATAATTTTGATAAACAGCATTATTTACAACTCCCTGAATATCACACTCGTAGTCTCGAACCTTCATTTCAAGTTCAAATCTGTAATTTTTCATTCTTCCCATATAGTAAGATTATCTTTTATCGTTCGCTTATTAACATAATCAAAAGAAAACACAGATAGTGTTATGGCAAAAGGCATTGTTAGTTTTATTTTTTTAGAATTTTAACGTTAAGTATAAGAATAGTAGCGGATTTCAAGTATTTACATTTCAATATTGCACAAAACTCTGTCCAAATAAACAAACTTTGAATTTAGCACTAAAACCGCTATTATTTTTATACAGTGTTCTCTGCTGGCTTTCTATCAATTATTACTCATCAAAAGCGTGTTTTTCCATATGATAGTTTTCGTATAATAAGAAACTTGCATAGGGTTTAATCATATCCGAAATAAAATCATCTATATCAATCGGTTTTAACAATTCATCATCATTTCTCATTTTTTGCATTATGCTAAACAAGAATAAAGAGTGTAAATACACTGATAAGAAAAATTTATCCTTAATAAATTTAATCTCCTTTTCAGATTTAATTCTATTTTTTGAAATAAAGTTCAATAAGGAAAAAGAATCCATATTAATCACAATACCAGCAACAATCATATCACTTTCACTATCATTATCTGTAATCACCTTAACAATATCTTTTCCTGTCCATTTTAAACTTTCATCGTCCCAAGTTAAATCATCCTTCTCTATTGCAATTTTATAGGCTTTTCTTGGTGTAGGTAAGTTAGGAAAAGATTCAGATGGTGTTTCTTCTTTTTTCTTGGGTTTGCTAATTTGCTCATCGACTTTCACGTGGAAAATACATTGAAAATCCTGACCAGGAGCTTTTAACTTTGCTCGCACTTCAACTTCATCACCTACTTTTGCTTTTTCGTTAGGTTTTATTAAAAGTTTAATAGTACCATTTGAAGGACCTTCTCTATTGATAGTTAAAATATCTGATATATCTTCTGGATAAGGATTTGGGTTTGGATTAATAGGTCTTTCAGTTTTATTTTTCTTTTGCAATACTTGTATTTCAAAATCACCTTTATCAATTGGTCTAAATAAATAATCATCTGTTAC
This Bacteroidales bacterium DNA region includes the following protein-coding sequences:
- a CDS encoding dipeptidase, with translation MKNLKQYIETNKDRFLEELFELIRIPSISSISEHKDDMYKAAEYWKKTMLDAGAGKAQVMETEGNPVTFGEKIIDPKLPTVLVYAHMDVMPVDPIELWDTKPFEPEIRDGKIYARGADDDKGQGFMHAKAFEYMVKTNQLPCNIKFIIEGEEEVGSPNLRKFMEENKELLKSDVILVSDTSMIAPDIPSITTGLRGLSYMEVEVTGPDKDLHSGLFGGAVANPANVLTKLLASLIDEEGKITIKGFYNDVSEVSKEERAEMAKAPFDEKAYMEALDVEKLDGETGYSTNERTGIRPALDINGIWAGYTGEGAKTVIPSKAYAKVSMRLVPNQDNIKISKLFEEHFKAIAPKTVKVKVTALHGGQGYVSPIDIPGYKAAEKAYTDVFGKKPVPVRSGGSIPIISTFEEVLGTKAILMGFGLESDAIHSPNENYPLEMFYKGIETIPLFYKYYAELMK
- a CDS encoding glutamine synthetase III codes for the protein MSIIRFNALNELNKRTVPEVEFPSNKISDYFGTNVFDLPKMQKHLSKEAYNGVKQSIESGRRIDRKIADQIAAGMKDWAVGKGATHYSHWFHPLTGNTAEKHDSFLNIDQTGNAFEAFAGELLAQQEPDASSFPHGGLRNTFEARGYTAWDPSSPAFIVGKTLCIPTIFISYTGEALDFKTPLLKSLDVLDKAAANVCHYFDKNVKKVIANLGWEQEYFLVDEALYLARPDLALTGRTLMGHASAKDQQLSDHYFSSIPERVLEYMKDFEIEAHKLGIPVKTRHNEVAPNQFECAPIFEEANLANDHNQLIMEIMRKVAKKHKFKVLFHEKPFAGVNGSGKHNNWSLATDTGINLLKPGKSPKMNLQFLTFLINVVKAVKTHSDIIRATIVSSGNQHRLGGNEAPPAIISVFLGNKLNNMLNEIEQRIPDKKMTPDEKTEIKLDIGKIPEILIDNTDRNRTSPFAFTGNRFEFRAVGSSDNNAGPMIALNTAVADQLNQFKKDVDKLISGKVKKDEAVFQVLRRYITESKDVRFEGNGYSEEWIKEAGNRGLSNIKSAAKAYKAYISKETIDLYERNHVLNEKELNSRYEIKIGEYIKKIQIEARVLGDLAINHIIPTAVKYQSMLISSVKDLKVIIQDDKEFNELAGRRIITIKTIAKHTNSIKTLVDEMVEERKIANKIEDCTGRIENYEFKIKPYSEKIRYHIDKLELIADDEMWPLPKYRELLFSR
- a CDS encoding acyl-CoA thioesterase is translated as MKNYRFELEMKVRDYECDIQGVVNNAVYQNYLEHTRHEFIKEAGLDFAKLHKEGIDPVVYRIEIDYKFPLISGDEFICKLNFEREGNLKLIFFQDIYRKSNSKLMIKAKVIVVVLKNGRPSSPDLFVDALL